A genomic stretch from Mycobacterium paraterrae includes:
- a CDS encoding enoyl-CoA hydratase/isomerase family protein yields the protein MSGGAEDSALLCSDRDGVRTLTLNRPHRKNAINRELWIALAQALIDADRDVGVRVVVLTGAQGAFCSGADISAPDDSHPVHKLQRLTDVALALHELSKPTIAKVNGVAVGAGWNLALGCDLVVASPNSSFSQIFSKRGLSVDLGGSWLLPKIVGLQQAKRLVLLAETIDAAEAQALGLVTWTVPAEEIDLFVDGIADRLASGPPIALAHSKALLNEGSDRTLRDALANEARAQVGNFATVDSAEAYAAFAAKRDPSFTGQWAVNRAEQNNA from the coding sequence ATGAGCGGCGGCGCCGAAGACTCGGCACTGCTGTGCAGTGATCGCGACGGGGTCCGGACGCTGACCCTGAACCGGCCGCATCGCAAGAACGCGATCAACCGGGAGCTGTGGATCGCATTGGCGCAAGCTCTCATTGATGCCGACCGGGACGTCGGCGTGCGCGTTGTTGTGCTCACCGGGGCCCAGGGAGCATTCTGCTCTGGCGCTGACATCTCGGCGCCGGACGACAGCCATCCCGTCCATAAACTGCAACGCCTGACCGACGTCGCCCTGGCATTGCACGAATTGTCCAAGCCCACGATCGCGAAGGTCAACGGCGTGGCGGTCGGCGCGGGCTGGAACTTAGCGCTCGGGTGCGACTTGGTGGTGGCCAGCCCCAATTCGTCTTTCTCGCAAATCTTTTCCAAACGCGGGCTATCGGTCGATCTCGGCGGTTCGTGGCTGCTGCCGAAGATCGTCGGCCTGCAACAGGCCAAGCGTCTGGTGTTGCTGGCCGAGACCATCGACGCTGCGGAAGCCCAAGCGCTGGGACTGGTGACCTGGACGGTCCCGGCCGAGGAGATCGACCTCTTCGTCGACGGGATCGCAGACCGGCTGGCCTCGGGGCCGCCGATTGCGTTGGCGCACAGCAAGGCACTGCTGAACGAGGGGTCGGACAGGACTTTGCGCGACGCACTGGCTAACGAGGCCCGTGCCCAGGTCGGTAATTTCGCCACAGTCGATTCGGCGGAGGCGTATGCCGCTTTCGCGGCGAAGCGCGACCCGTCGTTCACTGGGCAGTGGGCGGTTAACAGAGCGGAGCAGAACAATGCGTGA
- a CDS encoding CaiB/BaiF CoA transferase family protein — protein MPEQQGPLTGITVVALEQAVSAPMCTRVLADFGARVIKIENPKGGDFARYYDEVVNGLAAHFVWANRGKESVTLDLKTEAGLDILHRLLDRADVLVSNLAPGAVSRLGISAADLEQRHPNVIAVEIDGYGPGGPLSHKRAYDLLVQAESGTCAITGYPGMPAKPGPAMADISTGLYSALSILALLYSRDAQSAPASHGNTVGLSLFDTMMEYMGYPLTYTQHSGVDQQPLGVGSPAVAPYGAYRTSDGQTVVLGTTNDAEWQRLSRQIIGREDLADDPRFANNSGRCAHRGLLDEAIGAWCAQHDLDHVQKTADDAGIGNSRYNLPSEVLEHPQLKARDRWRRVDTPAGPIQALLPPPVIAGYQAPMGAVPGLGQHTDAVLAELGIDDIQGLRDLGAVGPAYS, from the coding sequence ATGCCCGAGCAGCAGGGGCCGCTGACGGGCATCACTGTGGTGGCCCTCGAGCAGGCGGTCTCCGCGCCGATGTGTACCAGGGTGCTGGCCGACTTCGGTGCGCGAGTCATCAAAATCGAGAATCCCAAAGGCGGCGATTTCGCCCGTTACTACGACGAGGTCGTCAACGGCCTTGCCGCGCATTTCGTGTGGGCGAACCGCGGTAAGGAGTCGGTCACCCTCGACCTGAAAACCGAGGCGGGGCTGGACATCCTGCACCGCCTGCTCGACCGTGCCGATGTCCTGGTGTCCAATTTGGCGCCCGGTGCGGTCTCACGGCTCGGAATATCGGCCGCCGATCTCGAACAGCGCCACCCGAATGTCATCGCGGTCGAGATCGACGGCTACGGACCCGGTGGACCGCTGTCGCACAAGCGCGCGTACGACCTTCTGGTGCAAGCGGAATCGGGCACGTGCGCGATCACCGGCTATCCGGGCATGCCGGCCAAGCCCGGCCCGGCGATGGCCGACATCAGCACAGGGCTGTACTCGGCGCTGTCGATTCTGGCGTTGCTGTATTCGCGCGACGCCCAGTCGGCGCCGGCGTCGCATGGAAACACGGTCGGGCTCAGCCTCTTCGACACCATGATGGAGTACATGGGCTATCCGCTTACCTACACCCAGCATTCCGGTGTCGACCAGCAACCGTTGGGTGTGGGTTCGCCGGCGGTGGCGCCCTACGGCGCGTATCGCACCTCGGACGGTCAGACGGTGGTCCTGGGAACCACCAACGACGCCGAGTGGCAACGGCTTTCACGCCAGATCATCGGACGCGAGGATCTCGCCGATGACCCGCGGTTCGCCAACAATTCCGGTCGCTGCGCGCATCGCGGTCTCCTCGACGAGGCTATCGGCGCCTGGTGTGCACAGCACGACCTGGACCATGTGCAAAAGACCGCGGACGATGCCGGCATCGGCAATTCTCGCTACAACCTACCCAGCGAAGTGCTGGAGCACCCGCAGTTGAAGGCGCGCGACCGCTGGCGTCGGGTCGACACGCCCGCCGGCCCGATCCAGGCGTTGTTACCGCCACCGGTGATCGCTGGTTACCAGGCTCCGATGGGTGCGGTGCCCGGGCTGGGACAGCACACCGATGCGGTACTCGCCGAGCTCGGCATCGACGACATTCAAGGTCTGCGAGATCTAGGCGCCGTCGGACCGGCGTACTCATGA
- a CDS encoding SDR family NAD(P)-dependent oxidoreductase, with protein MSSLFDLSGRSALVTGSGTGIGAAVAAALAAAGAAVLVSDVDADAASAVAERICTAGGNAESVALDVRDRSAAEAAVAQAAALSGGVLNILINNAGVTAPGMFADLTDESFYKVIDIHLMGAVHCAQAALKSLPTDGTGRIINVVSSAGITGTLGQVNYSAAKASIIGFTKSLAREQARNNIMVNALAPLAATRMTETIRTNEKFAANMMNRIPLKRWAEPEEVAGAFVFFASDAASYITGQVLPVDGGMVM; from the coding sequence ATGTCGTCGCTATTCGACCTCAGCGGGCGCTCGGCGCTGGTTACCGGGTCGGGCACCGGCATTGGTGCCGCCGTCGCCGCAGCGCTGGCCGCGGCCGGGGCCGCTGTCCTGGTCAGTGACGTCGACGCCGACGCCGCTTCGGCTGTCGCCGAACGCATTTGCACGGCCGGTGGTAACGCTGAGAGCGTGGCGCTCGACGTGCGCGACCGGTCGGCTGCCGAGGCTGCGGTGGCGCAGGCCGCCGCACTGTCCGGAGGCGTGCTGAACATCCTGATCAACAACGCCGGGGTGACCGCACCCGGGATGTTCGCCGACCTCACCGACGAAAGCTTTTACAAGGTAATCGACATCCACCTGATGGGCGCGGTGCACTGCGCCCAGGCCGCGCTGAAGTCGCTGCCCACCGACGGCACCGGGCGCATCATCAACGTCGTCTCGTCGGCCGGGATCACCGGCACGCTCGGTCAGGTCAACTACTCCGCTGCCAAGGCCAGCATCATCGGATTCACCAAGTCGTTGGCGCGCGAACAGGCACGCAACAACATCATGGTGAATGCGCTTGCGCCGCTTGCGGCGACGCGTATGACCGAGACCATCCGCACCAACGAGAAGTTTGCGGCCAACATGATGAACCGCATCCCGTTGAAGCGCTGGGCCGAACCGGAAGAGGTTGCCGGCGCCTTCGTCTTCTTCGCCTCCGACGCCGCGTCTTACATCACCGGTCAGGTGTTGCCGGTCGACGGCGGCATGGTCATGTGA
- a CDS encoding acyl-CoA dehydrogenase family protein, giving the protein MSFELTDDQELIRKSVAELATKFDDQYWMEKDLAHEFPQEFYDAIAAGGWLGMTIPEEYGGHGLGITEATLLLEEVSRSGAAMNGASAIHLTIFGMQPVVKHGSEELKARTLPRIVNGDLHVCFGVTEPGAGLDTSRITTFAKREGDNYRINGRKVWISKALESEKILLLTRTETPADLEKRGAKKTDGMTLFLTDLDRDRVDIRPIKKMGRNAVSSNEVFIDDLIVPVEDRVGEEGKGFKYILDGLNPERMLIAAEALGIGRVALDKAVKYGNERVVFNRPIGMNQGLQFPLADSLARLDAAELVLRKATWLYDNGKPCGREANTAKYLCADAGFGAADRALQLHGGMGYSEEYHVSRYFRESRLMKIAPVSQEMILNFLGEHVLGMPRSY; this is encoded by the coding sequence ATGAGCTTCGAGCTGACCGATGACCAGGAACTGATCCGCAAGTCCGTCGCCGAGTTGGCGACGAAGTTCGACGACCAGTACTGGATGGAAAAGGATCTCGCGCACGAGTTTCCGCAGGAGTTCTACGACGCGATAGCTGCGGGCGGCTGGCTGGGTATGACGATCCCCGAGGAATACGGCGGCCACGGACTCGGGATCACCGAGGCGACGCTGTTGCTCGAGGAGGTGTCGCGGTCGGGTGCGGCCATGAACGGCGCCAGCGCGATCCACTTGACGATCTTCGGCATGCAACCGGTCGTCAAGCACGGTTCGGAGGAGCTGAAGGCCAGGACGCTACCGCGCATCGTCAACGGCGACCTGCATGTGTGCTTCGGCGTCACCGAACCCGGCGCCGGCCTTGACACTTCGCGTATCACGACGTTCGCCAAGCGCGAAGGCGACAACTATCGGATCAACGGCCGCAAGGTCTGGATCTCCAAGGCGTTGGAGTCCGAGAAGATTCTGCTGCTGACTCGCACCGAGACGCCGGCCGACTTGGAGAAGCGCGGCGCGAAGAAGACGGACGGCATGACTCTGTTCCTCACTGACCTCGACCGTGACCGCGTCGACATCAGACCGATCAAAAAGATGGGTCGCAACGCGGTCAGTTCCAACGAGGTGTTCATCGACGACCTGATCGTGCCGGTCGAGGATCGTGTCGGCGAGGAAGGCAAGGGATTCAAGTACATTCTCGACGGCCTCAACCCCGAGCGGATGCTGATCGCCGCGGAGGCGCTAGGCATTGGCCGCGTTGCCCTGGACAAAGCCGTCAAATACGGCAACGAGCGGGTCGTTTTCAACCGACCGATCGGCATGAACCAAGGCCTGCAGTTCCCGCTGGCCGACTCGCTGGCCCGCCTCGACGCCGCGGAACTCGTACTGCGTAAGGCCACCTGGCTCTACGACAACGGCAAACCCTGTGGGCGTGAGGCGAACACCGCCAAGTACCTGTGTGCCGACGCCGGGTTCGGGGCGGCCGATCGGGCACTGCAGCTACACGGCGGGATGGGCTACTCGGAGGAGTACCACGTGTCGCGCTACTTCCGCGAGTCGCGGCTGATGAAGATCGCGCCGGTGAGCCAGGAGATGATCTTGAACTTCCTCGGCGAGCACGTGCTGGGAATGCCGAGGAGTTACTGA
- a CDS encoding amidohydrolase family protein yields the protein MNKDDMILISVDDHTVEPPDMFKNHLPKKYIDDAPRLVHNEDGSDTWQFRDTIIPNVALNAVAGRPKEEYGIEPQGLDEIRPGCYNVDERIKDMNAGGILASICFPSFPGFAARLFATEDRDFSIALVQAYNDWHIEEWCGAYPARFIPMAIPVIWDAEECAKEVRRVAKKGVHALTFTENPAAMGYPSFHNEHWKPLWEALVDTNTVMNVHIGSSGRLAITAPDAPMDVMITLQPMNIVQAAADLLWSQPIKDYPDLKIALSEGGTGWIPYFLERADRTYEMHSTWTHQDFKGKLPSEVFREHFLTCFISDKVGVALRNEIGIDNICWEADYPHSDSMWPGAPEELWDVLSLNNVPDDEIKKMSYQNAMRWYSFDPFSHITEAQATVGALRKAAEGHDVSIQALSKHKHETASFADFAANAKELTGNKD from the coding sequence GTGAACAAAGACGACATGATCCTGATCAGCGTCGACGACCACACGGTCGAGCCACCCGACATGTTCAAGAATCACCTGCCGAAGAAGTACATCGACGATGCGCCGCGGTTGGTGCACAACGAGGACGGGTCCGACACCTGGCAGTTCCGCGACACGATCATTCCGAATGTCGCGCTCAACGCGGTCGCCGGTCGTCCCAAAGAGGAGTATGGAATCGAGCCGCAGGGCCTCGACGAGATCCGCCCCGGTTGCTACAACGTCGACGAGCGGATCAAGGACATGAACGCCGGCGGAATCCTCGCGTCGATCTGCTTCCCGTCCTTTCCCGGTTTCGCCGCGCGCCTGTTTGCCACCGAAGACCGGGACTTTTCTATCGCGTTGGTGCAGGCCTACAACGACTGGCACATCGAGGAGTGGTGCGGCGCCTACCCGGCCCGCTTCATCCCGATGGCGATCCCGGTGATCTGGGATGCCGAAGAGTGCGCCAAGGAGGTGCGACGGGTCGCCAAGAAGGGTGTGCACGCGCTGACCTTTACCGAGAACCCGGCAGCGATGGGCTACCCCAGCTTCCACAACGAGCACTGGAAGCCACTGTGGGAAGCGCTGGTCGACACCAACACGGTGATGAACGTCCACATCGGATCCTCGGGTCGGCTGGCGATCACCGCCCCCGACGCGCCAATGGATGTGATGATCACGCTGCAGCCGATGAACATCGTCCAGGCGGCCGCGGACCTGTTGTGGTCGCAACCGATCAAGGATTACCCGGACCTGAAGATCGCGCTGTCCGAAGGCGGCACGGGGTGGATCCCGTACTTCCTCGAGCGTGCCGACCGGACCTATGAGATGCACTCGACGTGGACGCATCAGGACTTCAAGGGCAAGCTGCCCAGCGAGGTGTTCCGCGAGCACTTCCTGACCTGCTTCATCAGCGACAAGGTCGGTGTCGCCCTGCGCAACGAGATCGGCATCGACAACATCTGCTGGGAGGCCGACTACCCGCACAGTGACTCGATGTGGCCGGGAGCGCCGGAGGAGTTGTGGGATGTGTTGTCGCTGAACAACGTGCCCGACGACGAGATCAAGAAGATGTCGTACCAGAACGCGATGCGCTGGTACTCCTTCGACCCGTTCAGCCACATCACCGAGGCCCAGGCTACCGTCGGGGCGTTGCGCAAAGCCGCTGAAGGACATGATGTTTCGATCCAGGCGCTGTCCAAGCACAAGCACGAGACCGCCAGCTTCGCGGACTTTGCGGCCAACGCCAAGGAACTGACCGGCAACAAGGACTGA
- a CDS encoding carboxymuconolactone decarboxylase family protein, whose protein sequence is MRLSPLTAEEWDDAARDAVSVMLPEERRNPDDAGTLLSTLVRHPKLTRAYLKFSTYLLYGSTLPARVRELVILRVAHRRECDYEWTHHVELGARVGLTDADIAAARNGHSDDAFDDAVLRAVDELDEKSNLSDQTWTALGERLDVQQRMDLVFTAGNYIALALALNTFGVEVEDRAGDDAEPAGR, encoded by the coding sequence ATGCGCCTGTCCCCTTTGACGGCGGAGGAGTGGGACGACGCCGCCCGGGACGCGGTATCGGTGATGCTGCCCGAGGAGCGTCGCAACCCCGACGACGCCGGCACCCTGTTATCCACGCTGGTCCGTCACCCGAAGCTGACCCGCGCCTACCTCAAATTCAGCACCTACCTGCTGTACGGGTCGACGTTGCCGGCGCGGGTACGCGAGCTGGTGATCCTGCGCGTCGCGCACCGCCGCGAGTGCGACTACGAATGGACTCACCACGTCGAGCTGGGCGCGCGAGTCGGGCTCACCGATGCGGACATCGCCGCCGCGCGGAACGGGCACTCAGATGACGCGTTCGACGACGCTGTGTTGCGTGCCGTCGACGAACTCGACGAGAAGAGCAACCTCTCCGATCAGACCTGGACGGCACTCGGCGAACGGCTCGACGTGCAGCAGCGGATGGACCTGGTCTTTACGGCTGGCAACTACATCGCGCTGGCACTGGCATTGAACACTTTTGGCGTCGAGGTCGAGGACCGCGCCGGCGACGATGCAGAGCCCGCAGGGCGATGA
- a CDS encoding aromatic ring-hydroxylating oxygenase subunit alpha: MAHFPKPAAGSWTENYPDLGTDPVDYTDSIDPAFFEAEREAVFKKTWLNVGRIDRLPRTGSYFTKELPSAGKGTSVIIVKTKDGSVKAYHNVCRHRGNKLVWNDFPNEETSGTCRQFTCKYHAWRYSLDGDLTFVQQEEEFFGLDKTNYGLAPVRCEVWEGFIFINFDSDAAPLVDYLGPLAKSIEGYPFGEMTETYSYRAEVGSNWKLFIDAFVEFYHAPILHQGQYTKEEAAKIQKFGYEALHYELAGPHNLQSTWGGQAPPTDMSMVKPMDQVLRSGLFGPWDKPEIIENLELPPGVNVKRVPQWGIDSWLFYPNFMLLIWEPGWFLTYHYWPTAVDKHIFESTLYFVPPRNARERLAQELAAVTFKEYALQDANTLEATQTMIGTRAVKEFLLCDQEVLIRHLHKTTGDFVAKWEKEHHNNGVTV; encoded by the coding sequence TTGGCACACTTCCCCAAGCCCGCCGCGGGCAGCTGGACCGAGAATTACCCGGACCTGGGCACGGACCCGGTGGACTACACCGACTCGATCGACCCGGCGTTCTTCGAAGCTGAACGCGAGGCGGTCTTCAAGAAGACCTGGCTCAACGTTGGCCGGATCGACCGACTCCCCCGCACCGGCAGCTACTTCACCAAAGAGCTGCCGTCGGCGGGTAAGGGCACGTCCGTGATCATCGTCAAGACCAAGGACGGCTCGGTCAAGGCGTATCACAACGTGTGCCGGCACCGCGGAAACAAGCTGGTGTGGAACGATTTTCCGAACGAAGAGACCTCCGGTACCTGCCGGCAGTTCACCTGCAAGTACCACGCCTGGCGCTACAGCCTCGACGGTGACCTGACCTTCGTTCAGCAGGAAGAGGAATTCTTCGGCCTCGACAAAACGAACTACGGCCTGGCACCGGTGCGCTGTGAAGTGTGGGAAGGCTTCATTTTCATCAACTTCGACTCGGATGCGGCACCGCTAGTCGACTACCTCGGTCCGCTGGCCAAAAGCATCGAGGGCTATCCGTTCGGCGAAATGACCGAAACCTATTCTTACCGCGCGGAAGTCGGCAGCAACTGGAAGCTGTTCATCGACGCGTTCGTCGAGTTCTACCACGCGCCGATCCTGCACCAGGGTCAGTACACCAAGGAAGAAGCCGCCAAGATCCAAAAGTTCGGCTACGAGGCGCTTCACTACGAGTTGGCCGGCCCGCACAACCTGCAGTCGACCTGGGGTGGGCAGGCGCCACCCACGGACATGTCCATGGTCAAGCCGATGGATCAGGTGCTGCGCAGCGGGCTATTCGGCCCGTGGGACAAGCCGGAAATCATCGAAAACCTGGAGCTGCCACCGGGTGTCAACGTGAAGCGGGTGCCGCAGTGGGGCATCGACTCGTGGCTGTTCTACCCGAACTTCATGCTGCTGATCTGGGAGCCGGGCTGGTTCCTGACCTACCACTACTGGCCGACCGCGGTCGACAAGCACATCTTCGAGTCGACGCTGTATTTCGTTCCGCCGCGCAACGCGCGGGAACGGCTGGCCCAGGAGTTGGCGGCGGTGACGTTCAAGGAGTACGCGCTGCAGGATGCCAACACGCTGGAGGCGACGCAGACCATGATCGGCACTCGGGCCGTCAAGGAGTTCCTGCTCTGCGACCAAGAGGTTTTGATCCGCCACTTGCACAAGACCACGGGCGACTTCGTCGCGAAATGGGAAAAGGAGCACCACAACAATGGCGTTACCGTCTGA
- a CDS encoding metal-dependent hydrolase family protein — translation MLTLKAAGLLDVDAGEIVSPGIVRVDGDRIVGVGGEPEGDIIDLGDSILLPGLMDMEVNLLMGGRGETPGLSQVQDDPPTRVLRAIGNARRTLRAGFTTVRNLGLFVKTGGYLLDVALGKAIDAGWVDGPRIVPAGHAITPTGGHLDPTMFAAFMPGALELTVEEGIANGVDEIRKAVRYQIKHGAQLIKVCVSGGVMSLTGEAGAQHYSDEELRAIVDEAHRRGLRVAAHTHGAEAVKHAVACGIDCIEHGFLMDDEAIQMLVDNDRFLVTTRRLAQAMDVSRAPKELQDKAAEMFPKAETSIKAAYEAGVKIAVGTDAPAIPHGKNADELVTLVEWGMPPLAVLRAATTVAADLINVNDRGRLAEGQLADIIAVPGDPLSDITVTQHVNFVMKGGTVYVGPN, via the coding sequence GTGCTCACGCTGAAGGCCGCCGGGCTGCTCGACGTCGACGCCGGTGAGATCGTCTCGCCAGGCATCGTGCGCGTCGACGGCGACCGGATCGTCGGTGTCGGTGGCGAACCCGAAGGCGACATCATCGATCTCGGCGATTCCATCCTGTTGCCAGGACTGATGGACATGGAAGTCAACCTGCTGATGGGTGGACGGGGCGAGACGCCCGGACTGTCCCAGGTGCAAGACGATCCGCCGACGCGGGTGTTGCGCGCCATCGGTAACGCCCGACGCACGTTGCGCGCAGGGTTCACCACGGTGCGCAACTTGGGGCTCTTCGTGAAGACCGGTGGCTACCTGCTCGACGTGGCGCTGGGCAAGGCCATCGACGCGGGGTGGGTCGATGGGCCCCGAATTGTGCCGGCCGGTCATGCGATCACACCGACCGGCGGCCACCTTGATCCGACGATGTTCGCCGCTTTCATGCCGGGCGCGCTCGAGCTGACCGTCGAAGAGGGCATCGCCAATGGTGTCGACGAGATCCGTAAAGCCGTGCGTTACCAGATCAAGCACGGCGCGCAATTGATCAAGGTATGCGTGTCCGGCGGCGTGATGTCGCTGACCGGTGAGGCTGGTGCGCAACACTATTCGGACGAGGAGCTCCGCGCGATCGTCGACGAGGCGCACCGACGAGGGCTGCGGGTGGCCGCGCACACGCACGGCGCAGAAGCCGTCAAGCACGCGGTCGCGTGCGGCATCGACTGCATCGAGCACGGTTTCCTGATGGACGACGAGGCCATCCAGATGCTGGTCGACAACGACCGCTTCCTGGTGACCACCCGCCGGCTGGCCCAAGCGATGGACGTGTCCCGCGCTCCAAAAGAGCTGCAGGACAAGGCGGCCGAGATGTTTCCGAAGGCGGAGACGTCGATCAAGGCCGCCTACGAAGCTGGGGTGAAGATCGCGGTCGGCACCGACGCGCCGGCGATCCCACACGGCAAGAACGCCGACGAGCTCGTCACGTTGGTGGAGTGGGGCATGCCGCCGCTGGCGGTGCTGCGGGCCGCCACCACGGTCGCGGCCGACCTGATCAACGTCAATGACCGCGGCCGGCTGGCAGAGGGTCAGCTCGCCGACATTATCGCGGTGCCGGGAGATCCGTTGTCGGACATCACCGTGACGCAACACGTGAACTTCGTGATGAAAGGCGGCACAGTCTATGTCGGACCGAATTGA
- a CDS encoding nuclear transport factor 2 family protein, with protein MSDRIEDLVEIQQLLARYAVTITQEDIDGLVAVFTPDGTYSAFGETYSLDRFPVLVDAAPKGLFMTATPVIDLEGDTATGTQPLCFIDHATHDMRIGYYKDNYVRTADGWRLKTRAMTFIRRSGVHDSGRPHAIGRPSSTA; from the coding sequence ATGTCGGACCGAATTGAGGATCTCGTGGAGATCCAGCAACTGCTGGCCCGTTACGCGGTGACGATCACCCAGGAAGACATCGACGGTTTGGTCGCGGTTTTCACCCCGGACGGCACTTACAGCGCGTTCGGCGAAACCTACTCGCTGGACCGGTTTCCCGTGCTTGTCGATGCCGCGCCGAAGGGTCTGTTCATGACCGCGACCCCGGTGATCGACCTCGAGGGCGACACCGCGACCGGGACCCAGCCGTTGTGCTTCATCGACCACGCCACCCACGACATGCGGATCGGCTACTACAAGGACAACTACGTGCGCACCGCCGACGGGTGGCGCTTGAAAACCCGTGCCATGACTTTCATCCGGCGTAGTGGCGTACACGATTCGGGTCGGCCACACGCGATCGGGCGTCCCAGCTCGACAGCATGA
- a CDS encoding acyl-CoA dehydrogenase family protein translates to MKVEQFRTDLRAWLDEQDLTPGPDHSLEGHMKQMARVSRALYDADWMRYGWPVEVGGLGGPAILRAVVGEEVVGRRLAEPGPYSMLEVLTPTMIDYAPDGLAAEMVPRLLRGEEQWCQGFSEPGSGSDLASLTTRAVQDGDNWIVNGQKVWTSYAQFSTRCILLTRTAPGYPNHQGITAFFVDLDTPGISVRPLRTMHGVDEFCEVYYDDVVVPGDRMLGKPGDGWRLAMDLLPYERSTCFWQRIAYLYSRFDELIAEAHDPDEYELGAAYLALHTLRCRSRATQHRLADGESLGPQTSIDKVLLAGAEQRLYDTVRDLLPGVLELDDTPWRSEFLYSRASTIYGGTAEIQRNIIARRLLDLGKE, encoded by the coding sequence ATGAAGGTCGAACAGTTCCGGACGGATCTTCGGGCCTGGCTCGACGAGCAGGACCTGACGCCGGGCCCGGATCATTCACTCGAAGGCCACATGAAGCAGATGGCCCGGGTCAGCCGAGCGCTCTACGACGCCGATTGGATGCGCTACGGCTGGCCGGTCGAGGTCGGCGGGTTGGGCGGTCCCGCGATCCTGCGCGCGGTCGTCGGCGAAGAAGTGGTGGGTCGCCGCCTCGCCGAGCCGGGCCCCTATTCGATGCTCGAAGTGCTGACGCCGACCATGATCGATTACGCGCCCGACGGGCTCGCCGCCGAGATGGTTCCACGCCTATTGCGCGGCGAAGAGCAATGGTGCCAAGGCTTTTCCGAGCCCGGGTCCGGCAGCGACCTGGCATCGCTGACCACTCGGGCCGTGCAGGACGGTGACAACTGGATCGTCAACGGCCAAAAGGTGTGGACGAGCTACGCGCAGTTCTCCACCCGATGCATCCTGCTCACCCGGACCGCGCCCGGCTACCCAAACCATCAAGGCATCACTGCTTTTTTTGTCGACCTGGATACCCCTGGCATCAGCGTACGCCCGTTGCGCACCATGCACGGTGTGGACGAATTCTGCGAGGTCTACTACGACGACGTCGTGGTGCCGGGTGACCGCATGCTCGGAAAACCGGGCGACGGTTGGCGGCTGGCGATGGACCTGCTGCCCTACGAACGCTCCACCTGCTTCTGGCAGCGTATCGCGTACCTTTACTCGCGTTTCGACGAGCTGATCGCCGAGGCTCACGATCCGGACGAATACGAGCTCGGCGCAGCGTATCTCGCGCTGCACACGCTGCGCTGCCGGTCGCGTGCCACCCAGCACAGGCTGGCCGACGGCGAGTCGTTGGGGCCGCAGACGTCGATCGACAAGGTGCTGCTGGCCGGCGCCGAGCAGCGGTTGTACGACACGGTGCGCGACCTGTTACCGGGCGTGCTGGAGTTGGACGACACTCCTTGGCGCTCGGAGTTCCTCTATTCTCGCGCGTCGACCATCTACGGAGGTACGGCCGAGATCCAGCGCAACATCATCGCGCGCCGGCTCCTTGATCTGGGCAAGGAGTGA
- a CDS encoding acyl-CoA dehydrogenase family protein — protein METSSGERLDRALIELGWLEMLDEMPDVAVPLVFRLLGETGAHAPVVNDVVLRAAGRDGGGTVPLRYTGDSWVVWARSGEPSSVLGDDLPIHPVGEGDSTPLGPGRQAVGWWLVGTSRAMLSLARQHALDRTQFGRPVASFQAVRHRLAETLVAIEGAEATLVAAATEPDDLGFALAKAAAGQAALTAARHCQQVLGGIGFTAEHGLQRHIKRALVLDGLLGSSRDLTREAGITLRTKGFAPRLIQL, from the coding sequence ATGGAAACTTCGTCGGGTGAGCGACTCGACAGGGCGCTGATCGAGCTCGGTTGGCTCGAAATGCTCGACGAAATGCCTGATGTCGCAGTCCCACTGGTGTTTCGCCTCCTCGGTGAGACAGGCGCCCACGCCCCGGTGGTCAACGACGTGGTGCTACGTGCAGCCGGTCGCGACGGCGGCGGCACGGTGCCGCTACGGTATACCGGCGACTCGTGGGTGGTGTGGGCGCGTTCCGGTGAGCCGAGTTCGGTGCTGGGCGACGATCTGCCGATTCACCCTGTCGGCGAAGGGGATTCGACTCCGCTGGGGCCGGGACGGCAGGCCGTTGGCTGGTGGCTGGTAGGCACGAGCCGGGCCATGCTGTCGCTGGCCCGTCAACACGCCCTCGACCGCACGCAATTCGGGCGCCCCGTCGCGTCGTTCCAGGCGGTCCGGCACCGCCTCGCCGAGACGCTGGTTGCGATCGAGGGCGCCGAGGCGACGCTGGTGGCCGCCGCGACCGAACCCGACGATCTCGGCTTCGCGCTCGCCAAGGCCGCCGCGGGACAGGCGGCGCTGACCGCGGCACGACATTGTCAACAGGTGCTCGGCGGTATCGGGTTCACCGCCGAGCACGGCCTGCAACGCCACATCAAACGCGCGCTGGTGCTCGACGGATTGCTCGGTAGTTCTCGCGACCTGACCCGTGAAGCAGGAATTACACTACGCACCAAGGGTTTTGCGCCACGACTCATCCAGCTCTGA